The following is a genomic window from Hymenobacter chitinivorans DSM 11115.
GAACTCAATCCCGCTGCTACCGGCTCTTCCCAAAACTCAAACTCGGCGGCCGGAGCCTCGCAGGTGGAGCAGTGGTAGTTGGGCAGGGCGGCCCAGCGCGTGCCCGGCGCTACGTGCTGGCTCGGGTCACCATACTCCGGGTCGTACACGGTCAGGCAGCGGTGGCAGCGCGGCAGGGCCGTTGTGGCGGGCGGCAGGCTCTCGATTGAAGAAGGCGCGGCAGTCTCGGTTTCCGGCGGGGTTTCGGCTCCGATTTGGGCGTAGAACTGGTGGCAGAGCTCGGCCAGGTACCAGCCCAGCATGTCGGGGCGTACTTGCTGGCGGAAGGAGACGAAGTCGCGGGAATTGGGGTTAAAGTCGCGGGTGTGCAGGATTTCGTACTGCTCGGCCCCGCTGCGCCCCGGCTGGGTGCGGATGATGATGGAGCCGAAAAGCCCGGTTTGGGGCCGGGTTTTGATGGCAAAGCAGAGCTGGTAGGTGCGCACGTCCTCCTCGTGGAGGTAGCGCACCAACTCGTGCTTGAGGGCCAGGCCCGCTGGGCAGTTATCCTCGACCTGCCAGTTGAGCTCGTTGGCTGCGTGCCGCACGTTGATGCGGTGGCGGCAGAGCACGGCGTCCCACTGCGGCCGGTCGGCGGGGGCAATACCTTTTATAATCAACGACTTCCAGGGCGTGGCACAAAGCTGGCCCACGCGCGTGTGCAAACACACCCGCGCCAGGTCGCGCAGGAAAGCCACCGAAAACTGCTCGTTGCGCCGGTAGATGCCCAGCCACAAATGCTGCCCGCTGCGGTTGAACCCCTCGTAATACGGCAGCATAAAAGGCGGCAGCGCCAAGGCCCCGGCCACCACCCGCGGCCCCAGCGGCTGAGTGGCGCTGACCTGGGCGTAGAGCCGGGCGCCGGCCGTGGCTAAGTCAGCGGTAAACTGCCCGGCGTCGGCCAGCAGCACCCGCTCCAGGGCGGCGCTCAGCACCGGCACGTCCTCGGAATACACCAGGTGGGGCCAGGCGTAGAGGTGGCCGGTGCGGGGCCAGCGCACGTGCAGGTGCCAGTAGTTGCTGGTTTCGGCGGCAATAAAGTTGAGGTGGCCGGTGAAAAACGGCACGAACGTCTGCCGGCTGTCGACCAGGTTGATTTTCAGCCGGGGCCGGTAATCGAACAAATCCAGAATGTCCTTGTAAACGCCTTCCCGCAGCCAGGCGGCGCTGTAGAACACGTCCTCGCCCACGTAGGAGCTGACGATGTTGGGGTGGGCCTCCGGGTCGGGCTCGGCCAGCACCCCGGCCGCGGCCAAGGCCTGCAGCAGGGCGCGGCGCCGGGCCGGCTCCACGGTGAGCAGCAGCTGCTGCCGGTGCCCAAGCTGCACCTGCTCGATACCGGCCGCTTCGGCCGCGCTGAGCACGGCCAGCAGGTCGCCGGCTGGCACGATACCGCCGGGCAGGTTTACGGCAATCAGGGAGTTAGAAGAGTCAGCGGAAGTCATGGTGTAAATCGGGTGGAATGCGCGGCTAGCGGGTGGTTTAGGGAGTGGCGGGAACCAGCGTGGCTAGCTCGGCGGCCAGAATCTGCTGCACCTCGGGCCGGCAGGAGCCGCAGCCGGTGCCCGCCCCGGTAGTAGCGCAAAGGGCTTGGAGCGAGTCGCAGCCGGCCGCTATGGCCTGGCGCAGGTTGTCGGCGCCCACGTTGTTGCAGCTGCACACGAGCTTGCCCAGCACCGGGGCGGCGGGGCGGCCGCTACGCAGCAGCTGCAGGCGTTTGTCGCTGAGCTCGGTTTTGCCCTCAATCAGCGCCCGAAACTCCTGAAACTCGGTTTTGTCACCGATGAGGATGGCGCCCACCAGCCGGTCCTGGTGCACGATGCACTTTTTGTAGTAGCGCCGGGCCTTGTCGATAAAGGTAATTTCCTCGTAGCCCGGCACGCCGGCCGGGCACTCGGGCAGACCGATGCTGCACAAGTCGAAGCCGTGAATCTTGATGATGTTCATGAATGTGCTGCCCTGGTAGACGCTGCCCACGTCGCCGCTCAGGTAGCGGGCCACCACGGCGGCCTGCTGCTCGGCGGCGGCCGTAATGCCGTAGAGCGTGCCTTCAAACTCGGCAATTTCGCCCAGGGCAAACACGCTGGGGTCCGAGGTTTGCAGCCGCTGGTTGACGACCACCCCGCGGCGGCACTCCAGCCCACTGTCCCGGGCCAGCTCCAGGTTGGGCACCGTGCCGATGGCCAGAATCAGCGCGTCGCAGTCGAGGCGCCGGCCGCTTTTCAGGCCCACGCCGGTGAGGCGGGAGCGGCCGTAGAACAGCTCCACCTCGTCGTTGAAGTACAGCTCGCAGCCCTGGTCCACCATTTCTTCCTGCAGCAGCTGACTACCCAGGGCATCGAGCTGCCGGTCCAGAAACCGGGAAATTCGCTGGATGATGGACACCCGCACCCCGGTTTCGCGCAACGACGCCGCCATTTCCAGCCCCAGCAGCCCGCCCCCTAC
Proteins encoded in this region:
- a CDS encoding rubredoxin; protein product: MTSADSSNSLIAVNLPGGIVPAGDLLAVLSAAEAAGIEQVQLGHRQQLLLTVEPARRRALLQALAAAGVLAEPDPEAHPNIVSSYVGEDVFYSAAWLREGVYKDILDLFDYRPRLKINLVDSRQTFVPFFTGHLNFIAAETSNYWHLHVRWPRTGHLYAWPHLVYSEDVPVLSAALERVLLADAGQFTADLATAGARLYAQVSATQPLGPRVVAGALALPPFMLPYYEGFNRSGQHLWLGIYRRNEQFSVAFLRDLARVCLHTRVGQLCATPWKSLIIKGIAPADRPQWDAVLCRHRINVRHAANELNWQVEDNCPAGLALKHELVRYLHEEDVRTYQLCFAIKTRPQTGLFGSIIIRTQPGRSGAEQYEILHTRDFNPNSRDFVSFRQQVRPDMLGWYLAELCHQFYAQIGAETPPETETAAPSSIESLPPATTALPRCHRCLTVYDPEYGDPSQHVAPGTRWAALPNYHCSTCEAPAAEFEFWEEPVAAGLSSVGAAP